A window of Onychostoma macrolepis isolate SWU-2019 chromosome 01, ASM1243209v1, whole genome shotgun sequence contains these coding sequences:
- the LOC131520254 gene encoding SLIT and NTRK-like protein 5, which translates to MHIWILKIILLVATSLSLVEMYDSYGEICRNLCTCEEKEGILTVSCENRGIVRLSEISPVQFSMYHLLLTGNLLKRLSVNDFINYTGVTILHLGNNDISEVETGAFNGLQGLKRLHLNNNKIDILRDDTFVGLESLEYLQIDYNFISTIEPNALSRLQQLTVLILNDNLLSSLPTNIFRNVPLTHLDLRGNRLKMFPYIGLLEHMDKVVELQLEENPWNCSCELIALKAWLESIAYTALVGEVVCETPFRLHGRDLDEVSKQELCPRRAISEYEMRPPPPLSTSGYFQTTPAAVTASATSSAVLRSSSRPTKGTRQSSKTKSKPTSRIPVNPYNYGPIIAFQTKSPVPLDCPTTCTCNLQISDLGLNVNCQERKIENISDLKPKPYNPKKMYLTGNYIPVVRRSDFVEAEGLDLLHLGNNRIALIHDRAFGDLINLRRLYLNGNLIDRLTADMFFGLKSLQYLYLEYNKIREIVGGTFRFVPNLQLLFLNNNLLKTLPGGIFSSLSLSRLNLRSNHFQNLPVSGVLDQLKALVQIDLFENPWECSCDVVGMKIWLEQLNTGTVVNDVKCVSPKRLAGQDMRVVPSEQLCPDYSDVIVSTVVPSEEPSADRITTTETPQRFNTPSSNVPLSVLILSLLLVFIMSVFVAAGLFVVVMKRRKKSQSDRTSTNNSDVSSFNLQYNLYSNRSVPKVKAPAGHVYEYIPHPLGHMCKNPIYRSREGNAVEDYPDLHELKVTYRSNADEDQEVTLRSPNYTVSTIEPREQPSPVQDAEHFFRGILEPDKSPSTAGSRFEYKYTGPVPYTYQPNFDVRRQFLHPEGIRETMLYGTAPSTVFVEPNRNDYLELKAKLQIEPDYLEVLEKQTTQSQF; encoded by the coding sequence ATGCATATCTGGATACTGAAAATAATATTGCTGGTTGCCACATCTCTGAGTCTGGTTGAGATGTATGACAGTTATGGGGAGATCTGTAGGAATCTGTGCACTTGCGAGGAGAAGGAAGGAATTCTGACGGTCAGTTGTGAGAACAGGGGCATTGTGCGGCTGTCGGAAATAAGCCCAGTGCAGTTTTCTATGTACCATCTTTTGCTGACAGGTAATTTGCTGAAAAGACTGTCTGTCAATGACTTTATCAACTATACCGGAGTTACCATTTTGCATTTAGGTAATAATGACATATCTGAGGTGGAGACCGGGGCATTCAACGGACTCCAGGGATTAAAGAGATTACATTTGAACAATAACAAAATAGACATTCTTAGGGACGACACTTTTGTCGGACTTGAGAGCTTAGAATACCTTCAGATAGACTATAATTTCATTAGCACTATTGAACCTAATGCTCTGAGCAGGCTTCAACAACTGACTGTGCTGATTCTCAATGACAACTTGTTGTCCTCTCTGCCCACAAACATTTTCCGGAACGTGCCCTTGACGCACCTGGATCTTAGGGGCAACCGCTTAAAAATGTTCCCTTACATCGGCCTTTTAGAGCATATGGACAAAGTAGTGGAATTACAGCTTGAGGAGAATCCGTGGAATTGTTCTTGTGAGCTCATTGCGCTTAAGGCTTGGCTGGAGAGCATCGCCTACACAGCTCTGGTGGGGGAGGTGGTATGTGAGACTCCTTTCAGGCTCCATGGCAGGGATCTGGACGAGGTCTCAAAGCAGGAACTGTGCCCCAGAAGGGCCATATCAGAGTACGAGATGCGCCCCCCACCCCCGCTCAGCACCAGCGGCTATTTCCAGACTACGCCGGCAGCCGTGACAGCATCAGCCACATCTTCAGCCGTCCTGCGATCCTCGTCCAGGCCGACCAAGGGCACCCGCCAATCCAGCAAAACCAAGTCCAAGCCCACTTCTCGAATCCCAGTCAACCCCTACAACTACGGGCCCATCATTGCTTTTCAGACCAAATCTCCCGTGCCTTTGGACTGCCCCACCACCTGTACATGCAATCTGCAAATCTCCGACCTGGGGCTAAATGTCAACTGCCAGGAAAGGAAGATTGAGAACATATCAGATCTGAAGCCCAAGCCATACAATCCTAAAAAGATGTATCTCACAGGGAACTACATCCCTGTCGTGCGTAGATCTGACTTTGTGGAGGCTGAGGGACTGGATTTATTGCACCTGGGAAACAATCGGATAGCACTCATACACGACAGAGCCTTTGGGGATTTAATTAACCTACGTAGGCTGTACTTGAATGGCAATTTGATTGACAGACTTACAGCAGATATGTTCTTTGGGCTAAAAAGTCTGCAGTACTTGTATTTAGAATATAATAAGATTCGAGAGATTGTAGGTGGCACCTTCCGCTTTGTGCCCAACCTTCAGCTACTTTTCCTCAATAACAATCTTTTAAAAACGTTGCCAGGAGGCATCTTCTCTAGTCTGTCTCTCTCCCGCCTCAACCTTCGCAGCAACCATTTTCAAAACCTGCCTGTGAGCGGAGTTCTGGACCAGCTGAAAGCACTGGTTCAGATTGACCTGTTCGAGAACCCTTGGGAGTGCTCCTGCGATGTGGTCGGCATGAAGATCTGGCTGGAGCAGCTGAACACGGGAACGGTGGTAAATGACGTCAAATGCGTGTCTCCCAAGCGGCTTGCGGGACAGGATATGCGTGTCGTCCCTTCTGAGCAGTTGTGTCCAGATTACTCCGATGTCATCGTGTCCACCGTGGTTCCTTCCGAGGAGCCTTCGGCAGACAGGATCACCACCACGGAGACACCCCAGAGGTTTAACACCCCTTCCAGTAATGTTCCTCTGTCTGTCCTCATTCTCAGCCTCCTCCTTGTTTTCATTATGTCAGTGTTTGTGGCAGCCGGCTTGTTTGTGGTGGTGATGAAGAGGCGTAAAAAGTCTCAGAGCGACCGTACCAGCACAAACAACTCTGATGTGAGTTCCTTCAACCTGCAGTACAATCTCTATAGCAATCGCTCCGTCCCCAAGGTCAAGGCACCAGCAGGTCACGTCTACGAATACATCCCCCATCCGTTAGGTCACATGTGCAAAAACCCAATCTACAGGTCCCGGGAAGGGAACGCTGTGGAGGATTACCCCGATCTACACGAACTCAAGGTCACCTACAGGAGTAATGCCGACGAGGACCAGGAGGTCACCTTGAGGAGCCCCAATTACACAGTGAGCACCATCGAGCCTCGTGAGCAGCCATCCCCTGTCCAGGATGCAGAACATTTTTTCAGAGGGATCCTGGAGCCGGATAAATCCCCATCGACTGCTGGCAGCAGGTTTGAATATAAGTACACTGGCCCCGTCCCGTACACATACCAACCAAACTTCGACGTTAGGCGCCAGTTCTTACATCCTGAAGGAATACGAGAGACTATGCTATATGGTACAGCGCCAAGTACTGTCTTTGTGGAGCCCAATAGAAACGACTATTTGGAACTAAAGGCAAAACTTCAAATAGAGCCGGACTACCTCGAAGTTCTTGAGAAACAGACAACACAGAGCCAGTTTTAA